GCGACTCAATTTGCGGTAGTACAACCACCAACCATTATTTGACCAATGAAGAATTTTACATTTATCACAGGCCCGGTTACAGAATACATAAAGGCAGTTTTCAAAAGGGTCCATCTGTAACTGCGTCTGCACCAATGTAGCAAGGCCTTCGATGCTTTTTCGCATGTCACAGGGTTTGCAGGAAAGAAATATTCTGAGGCCGGCAGTGTTCAG
The Peptococcaceae bacterium 1198_IL3148 genome window above contains:
- the tnpB gene encoding IS66 family insertion sequence element accessory protein TnpB (TnpB, as the term is used for proteins encoded by IS66 family insertion elements, is considered an accessory protein, since TnpC, encoded by a neighboring gene, is a DDE family transposase.): MSLNTAGLRIFLSCKPCDMRKSIEGLATLVQTQLQMDPFENCLYVFCNRACDKCKILHWSNNGWWLYYRKLSRGVFRWRFYENKQVLEVSERQFRWLLDGLSMEQPSAHKPVKQRIIL